One stretch of Schlesneria sp. DSM 10557 DNA includes these proteins:
- a CDS encoding beta strand repeat-containing protein yields MGMLDLFRNWLDHKRGQFRPRTRLGYTGIELLEARRVLSPVLMGTTLKIDGTAGADTISVTQDSNGVKVIQNGVETTYDSSTTINTINVFGHGNDDQITINSVFESTTLTVDGGTGNDTLISPITANNWQVTGPNSGTLNGKAFSNVENLVGSGQIDNFRFGPAGFVSGNVEGGGGINTLDYSSRTAGVLVDIGTGKGTAIGGQFSNMTNFLGSSDNTDSLTGSNTANAWQITSGNAGNINLQNFFSGFETLKGGSDVDTFSFSPTGFVSRNVIGGGGANTIDYSARSIGVVTNLQANTSTAIGGTFSQINSLIGTSGSDNLTGINNTNVWKIEGQNSGKVESVFTTTNFTGYENLIGGTVSDTFKFSAAGFVSGSINGGLGLNTLDYSGRTESIVVNLQTNSATAVGGGFLLIQNLVGSSGATPSAFDTLIGTNLATDWSITSGNTGNLNGTFFFSSIENLSGGIANDTYRFLPVGFVSGVVNAGLGTNTLDYSSRNNGIVVGLQSTLNTNVNVYTSPASAIGGGYAYISNLIGTSDNDMLTGANSTTTTNVWTIMDRNTGNVNGNFNFTGIENLKGGTGVDIFRMMDQNSLITGTIDGNFGGFNWLDYGSYLTQVTVNLSNGVATNIGNVTNVMNVRGGHATNHLTGNSRGNVLLGGESADTIVAGPGRSLLIGGAGADTVTGYSADDIVIGSFTVYDHDLAALSTIIAEWQSADTFEQRVSKLRSGVGQNGSIRLVADATVLNDAAPDVISGGASKNWLWGQPAEFADLTAQDIYDTPINNPPILTGSSVLSYAPLQSATAVNTAITITDIDSTTLVSATVRIGNNYIAGQDALGFVPSNATGNITGSFNATTGVLTLVSQNGSATLAQFQAALRSVAYWNASATPVTSPRTIVYQVFDGIAYSNSVSSTVFFNSPPVIAGSSIINYTAGQGPTPINTGITVSDANNVNLMSATVKLSNIFFAGQDFLEFVGNASTGNITGNYNPVTGVMTLSAGPGGATVSNFQSALRLVTYRNLSLTPSLFNRTVTFQVSDGNALSNTVNSTIILS; encoded by the coding sequence ATGGGCATGCTCGATCTGTTCCGCAACTGGCTGGACCACAAACGAGGCCAATTCCGCCCACGTACTCGCCTGGGCTACACAGGAATCGAACTGCTGGAAGCACGACGCGTACTTTCTCCTGTGCTGATGGGGACCACGTTGAAGATCGATGGGACTGCCGGGGCAGATACCATCTCTGTCACCCAGGACTCCAATGGAGTGAAGGTCATCCAGAACGGCGTCGAAACGACGTACGATTCCTCCACAACCATTAACACGATCAATGTTTTTGGTCATGGAAACGATGATCAGATCACCATCAACAGCGTTTTCGAGTCCACGACTCTGACGGTGGACGGAGGAACCGGAAACGACACGCTGATTTCTCCCATCACCGCCAATAACTGGCAGGTCACCGGTCCCAACTCGGGCACCTTGAATGGGAAAGCATTCAGCAACGTCGAGAATCTGGTGGGAAGCGGCCAGATCGACAATTTCCGTTTCGGGCCAGCCGGTTTCGTCAGCGGCAATGTTGAAGGGGGAGGGGGAATTAACACCCTCGACTACTCAAGCCGGACGGCGGGAGTCCTCGTCGACATCGGAACGGGCAAGGGGACCGCGATTGGTGGTCAGTTCTCGAACATGACCAACTTCCTGGGAAGTTCCGACAACACTGACTCGCTGACCGGTTCGAATACCGCGAACGCCTGGCAGATCACCAGCGGCAACGCCGGAAATATCAATCTTCAGAACTTCTTCTCGGGGTTTGAAACCCTGAAGGGGGGAAGTGATGTGGATACATTCAGTTTCAGTCCGACAGGGTTTGTTTCCCGCAACGTGATCGGTGGTGGCGGGGCCAACACGATTGACTATTCCGCTCGCAGCATCGGCGTTGTGACCAATCTGCAGGCGAACACCTCAACCGCGATCGGTGGAACATTCAGCCAGATCAATTCCCTCATCGGAACTTCGGGCTCGGACAATTTGACCGGGATCAATAACACGAACGTCTGGAAGATCGAAGGTCAGAATTCCGGCAAGGTTGAAAGTGTCTTTACGACGACGAACTTCACCGGGTACGAAAACCTGATTGGGGGAACGGTCAGCGACACCTTCAAGTTCTCCGCAGCAGGCTTCGTGAGTGGCAGCATCAACGGAGGCCTGGGCCTGAATACGCTGGATTACTCGGGCCGCACCGAGAGCATCGTGGTGAATCTGCAGACCAATTCCGCCACGGCGGTAGGTGGTGGGTTCCTGCTGATCCAGAATCTTGTCGGCAGCAGCGGTGCGACCCCCAGTGCCTTTGACACGTTGATCGGCACCAACCTCGCCACCGACTGGTCGATCACCAGTGGCAATACGGGTAATCTCAACGGCACGTTCTTCTTCAGTTCCATCGAAAATCTTTCTGGTGGAATTGCGAACGACACTTACCGCTTCCTGCCCGTGGGCTTCGTCTCGGGTGTGGTTAATGCCGGACTGGGAACGAACACCCTGGACTACTCCAGCCGTAACAACGGAATCGTCGTTGGCCTGCAGTCGACGTTGAATACGAACGTGAACGTCTACACCAGTCCTGCCAGTGCGATCGGAGGAGGTTACGCCTACATTTCGAACCTGATCGGCACCTCGGACAATGACATGCTGACGGGGGCCAACTCGACAACCACGACGAACGTCTGGACCATCATGGATCGCAATACCGGGAACGTGAATGGCAACTTCAACTTCACCGGGATCGAAAATCTGAAGGGGGGGACAGGGGTCGACATCTTCCGGATGATGGACCAGAACAGCCTCATCACCGGTACGATCGACGGAAATTTCGGGGGCTTTAACTGGCTGGATTACGGGTCTTACCTGACTCAGGTGACCGTCAATCTGTCCAATGGCGTCGCAACCAATATCGGAAATGTGACGAACGTGATGAACGTCCGTGGTGGTCATGCGACCAACCACTTGACGGGAAATTCTCGCGGCAATGTCCTGCTGGGTGGTGAATCCGCAGACACGATCGTCGCCGGACCTGGCCGCAGTCTGCTGATCGGTGGGGCCGGGGCTGATACCGTTACGGGCTATTCGGCCGACGATATCGTCATCGGCAGCTTCACAGTTTACGATCACGACCTGGCGGCACTCTCGACGATTATTGCCGAATGGCAATCCGCAGACACGTTCGAGCAGCGTGTCAGCAAACTCCGGAGCGGAGTGGGGCAGAACGGCAGCATCCGTCTGGTTGCCGACGCCACGGTGCTGAATGACGCCGCACCCGATGTCATCTCGGGTGGTGCATCAAAGAACTGGCTGTGGGGCCAGCCGGCCGAGTTCGCCGACCTGACTGCTCAGGACATCTACGACACCCCCATCAACAATCCTCCGATCCTGACGGGTTCGAGTGTGCTGAGCTACGCGCCGCTGCAGTCGGCGACGGCGGTGAACACGGCGATCACGATTACCGATATCGACAGCACGACGCTGGTCTCGGCGACGGTTCGAATCGGTAACAACTATATCGCGGGCCAGGATGCACTTGGATTCGTCCCATCGAATGCGACCGGAAACATCACGGGTAGCTTCAATGCGACGACCGGCGTGCTGACACTGGTTTCTCAGAACGGATCCGCGACACTCGCTCAGTTCCAGGCAGCACTTCGCAGTGTGGCCTACTGGAACGCCAGTGCGACTCCGGTGACGTCGCCACGCACGATTGTGTACCAGGTGTTTGACGGAATTGCTTACAGCAACTCGGTCTCGAGTACGGTCTTCTTCAACTCGCCACCTGTGATCGCTGGATCGAGTATCATCAACTACACCGCAGGGCAGGGACCGACTCCGATTAACACCGGCATCACGGTCTCTGATGCGAACAATGTGAATCTGATGTCTGCCACCGTGAAGTTGTCGAACATCTTCTTCGCTGGACAGGACTTCCTGGAGTTTGTCGGAAATGCCTCAACGGGGAATATCACAGGGAACTATAACCCGGTGACCGGTGTCATGACCCTCAGTGCCGGACCAGGAGGAGCCACCGTCTCGAACTTCCAGTCTGCTCTGCGACTGGTGACCTACCGCAACCTCAGTTTGACGCCGTCGCTGTTCAATCGAACGGTCACGTTCCAGGTGTCTGATGGCAATGCCCTGAGCAACACCGTCAACAGCACCATCATCCTCAGCTAG
- the folP gene encoding dihydropteroate synthase, producing the protein MLTQNAPYRRWTFPGFDRQLGDRPLIMGILNTTPDSFSDGGRFLPVEAAVEQALRLVSEGADILDIGGESTRPNADPVPLEEELRRVVPVIERLRDAIEIPISIDTYKAEVARQALLAGASIVNDISGLRFDAQMLDVCLRHPCGVICMHIQGTPRTMQISPRYENVVEDLCKDFAKRLEELERAGLARERIVIDPGVGFGKTAQHNLEILSNIGRFRQLGRPVLIGHSRKGFLQKILQQKIDERLFGTIGVSIGLAQQHVDLLRVHDVAANRDAIMAWRATQPQGTLPTS; encoded by the coding sequence GTGTTGACCCAGAATGCCCCTTACCGCCGCTGGACCTTTCCCGGATTCGACCGGCAACTGGGGGATCGTCCCCTCATCATGGGGATCCTCAATACGACCCCGGACAGCTTTTCCGACGGAGGAAGGTTTCTGCCGGTCGAAGCCGCCGTAGAACAGGCACTGCGCCTGGTTTCCGAAGGAGCTGACATCCTCGACATCGGGGGAGAGTCAACTCGTCCAAATGCGGACCCGGTTCCGCTGGAAGAGGAATTACGGCGTGTCGTTCCTGTCATCGAACGGCTGCGAGACGCGATTGAAATTCCGATTTCCATCGATACCTATAAAGCCGAGGTGGCGCGACAGGCTCTGTTGGCAGGGGCGTCGATCGTCAACGACATTTCCGGGCTCCGTTTTGATGCTCAGATGCTCGACGTCTGTCTCAGGCATCCCTGTGGCGTCATCTGCATGCACATTCAAGGGACGCCCAGGACGATGCAGATTTCGCCCCGGTACGAGAACGTCGTCGAAGATCTTTGCAAAGATTTCGCAAAGCGGCTTGAGGAACTCGAACGGGCAGGACTCGCACGGGAGCGGATTGTGATTGATCCCGGAGTCGGCTTTGGTAAGACAGCCCAGCACAATCTCGAGATTCTTTCGAACATCGGCCGCTTCCGGCAGCTTGGCCGCCCCGTCCTGATTGGGCACTCCCGCAAGGGATTCCTGCAGAAGATCCTGCAACAGAAAATCGACGAGCGATTGTTCGGAACGATCGGTGTCTCGATCGGTCTCGCACAACAGCACGTCGATCTCCTGCGGGTCCATGATGTGGCTGCGAACCGCGACGCCATTATGGCCTGGCGTGCGACGCAGCCACAGGGGACCTTGCCAACTAGCTGA
- a CDS encoding carboxypeptidase-like regulatory domain-containing protein, which produces MPILKLVRGISVTLAAMGMVVPMSTIQAAEATSKVSRTVHASVAADVAKLSTGEFAGRIVDHTGAVVKNAEVVVRQGKAEIVRTRTDAEGMFSVNDLKPGAYQVSSGTTEGLFRVWNEESAPPSARKNALIVLGHNGARGQYANCDECPPGGWCGFRSIDPTIALLTAGVIAAVVLSAITLSKVNGLDDCCPTPTSP; this is translated from the coding sequence ATGCCGATCTTAAAGCTGGTTCGAGGTATCTCCGTCACTCTCGCCGCGATGGGGATGGTCGTTCCGATGTCGACCATTCAAGCGGCCGAAGCGACCTCGAAAGTGAGTCGCACGGTTCACGCTTCCGTCGCTGCCGACGTTGCGAAACTGTCGACTGGCGAATTCGCCGGTCGAATTGTGGATCACACGGGTGCTGTGGTCAAAAATGCCGAAGTTGTCGTACGCCAGGGGAAGGCCGAAATCGTTCGGACCCGAACGGACGCTGAAGGGATGTTCTCCGTCAACGATCTGAAGCCAGGTGCCTATCAGGTGAGTTCGGGGACGACGGAAGGGCTGTTCCGCGTCTGGAATGAAGAATCGGCACCCCCTTCCGCCCGCAAGAATGCGTTGATCGTTCTGGGACACAATGGTGCCCGCGGTCAGTATGCCAATTGCGATGAATGCCCTCCAGGCGGGTGGTGCGGCTTCCGCAGCATCGATCCCACGATCGCTCTGCTGACCGCTGGTGTGATTGCTGCAGTGGTCTTGAGCGCGATCACGCTCTCGAAGGTCAACGGGCTGGATGACTGCTGCCCAACGCCTACTTCTCCCTGA
- the zwf gene encoding glucose-6-phosphate dehydrogenase: protein MSESKAPSSSSDPAEKTTYRPTPETASVVIFGASGDLTARKLLPALFDLWHDGFLCDRSPIIGVARREKTDEVFRNEIFEAMGGQFRGGEITPEQWARFSNRLFYRQLDISVSDGYAQFKQQLEEIEQQQGTGSNRIVYMATSPDLFLPAVEHLGAAEMIPGRDDENWLRVVFEKPFGHDLASSQELSGNLRRLLREQQIFRIDHYLGKETVQNILLFRFGNSIFEPLLNRNHVDHIQITVAESQGLERGRGGYYDNSGALRDVLQNHVLQLLCLIAMEPPALFNSDDLHEEKLKVIKALSPGNPGDISNWVVSGQYSAGTVDGKSAISYLSEERIPQDSRTETYVAMKVQVDNWRWAGVPFYLRTGKRLPARVSEIAIQFKHPPLNLFNTVECDGDMCALVGAKPNKLVFRIQPSESIKLSFSTKRPGMQYQIHPVTMDFDYKTFTQPLPEAYERLLLDVLRGDSTLFMRSDELEAAWKFVTPILDYWNQHKIVPEPYRSGTWGPRAADQLLQSEGHNWRSPTK from the coding sequence ATGTCGGAAAGCAAAGCCCCTTCCTCCTCCAGTGACCCTGCCGAAAAAACGACGTACCGCCCCACGCCAGAAACGGCAAGCGTCGTAATTTTTGGTGCATCTGGCGATCTGACGGCCCGGAAGCTGCTTCCTGCTCTCTTCGACTTATGGCACGATGGATTCCTTTGCGATCGTTCGCCGATCATCGGCGTTGCGCGGCGGGAAAAGACGGACGAAGTTTTCCGAAACGAAATCTTCGAAGCGATGGGAGGACAGTTTCGCGGAGGTGAGATTACCCCCGAACAATGGGCACGCTTCTCAAATCGACTCTTCTATCGGCAACTGGATATTTCCGTCTCCGACGGCTACGCCCAGTTCAAGCAGCAACTGGAGGAAATCGAGCAACAACAGGGGACCGGCAGTAATCGCATCGTCTACATGGCAACATCGCCGGACCTCTTCCTGCCCGCGGTCGAGCACCTGGGTGCTGCAGAGATGATCCCCGGACGGGATGACGAGAATTGGCTGCGAGTGGTCTTTGAAAAGCCATTTGGTCACGACCTGGCTTCGTCACAAGAACTGAGCGGTAATCTTCGCCGGCTGCTTCGCGAACAGCAGATCTTTCGTATCGATCACTATCTGGGTAAGGAGACCGTTCAGAACATCTTGCTGTTCCGCTTCGGCAACTCGATCTTTGAACCGCTCCTGAACCGAAACCATGTTGATCATATTCAGATCACGGTCGCGGAATCACAAGGGCTCGAACGAGGTCGCGGTGGTTACTATGACAACTCGGGCGCGCTCAGAGACGTCTTACAGAATCACGTCCTGCAATTACTTTGCTTGATTGCGATGGAGCCACCTGCCTTATTTAATTCGGATGACCTTCACGAAGAAAAGCTCAAAGTCATTAAGGCCCTGAGCCCGGGAAATCCTGGCGATATTTCGAACTGGGTCGTCTCGGGCCAGTACTCCGCCGGAACTGTCGATGGAAAATCGGCCATCAGCTACTTGAGTGAAGAGCGAATCCCGCAGGATTCCCGCACCGAGACTTATGTCGCGATGAAGGTGCAAGTGGACAATTGGCGCTGGGCCGGCGTTCCCTTTTATCTCAGAACCGGTAAGCGACTTCCTGCACGCGTGTCCGAAATCGCCATCCAGTTCAAACACCCACCGCTGAATCTGTTTAATACGGTGGAGTGTGACGGCGACATGTGCGCATTGGTCGGTGCCAAACCGAACAAGCTGGTGTTCCGGATCCAGCCGAGTGAATCGATCAAACTGTCGTTCTCGACAAAGCGCCCGGGCATGCAGTATCAGATTCATCCCGTCACGATGGACTTCGACTACAAGACATTTACCCAGCCATTGCCTGAAGCGTACGAGCGACTGTTGCTGGATGTCCTTCGTGGTGATTCCACGCTGTTCATGCGCAGCGATGAACTGGAAGCCGCCTGGAAGTTCGTCACACCGATCCTGGATTACTGGAACCAGCACAAGATTGTGCCCGAGCCCTATCGCAGCGGGACCTGGGGCCCACGTGCCGCTGATCAACTGCTGCAGAGTGAGGGCCACAACTGGCGCTCCCCGACCAAGTAA
- a CDS encoding purine-nucleoside phosphorylase, with protein sequence MPCLWDQINEATTYLRKIWQGTPKVGLILGTGLGGLAEQIEQQASIPYSEIPHFPVSTAPTHAGRLVCGLLRGKPVIAMEGRFHYYEGYSLEQVTFPVRVMRALGAEVLLVTNAAGGINPQLDLADLVILEDHINLMPDNPLRGVNDDRLGPRWPDLCEPYTRSLIQIARASALEEGIHLHKGVFVAVPGPNLETRAEYRMLKAMGADVVGMSTVPEVLVAVHGGMKVLGFSVVTDLCLPDHLEPADVPKILANAAIGGEKLARLIPRVIEHIS encoded by the coding sequence ATGCCGTGCTTGTGGGATCAGATCAATGAAGCTACGACCTACCTACGGAAGATCTGGCAGGGGACGCCGAAAGTCGGCTTGATCCTGGGTACAGGACTGGGAGGACTCGCCGAACAGATCGAACAACAGGCCAGCATTCCTTACTCCGAAATTCCGCACTTTCCTGTCTCAACGGCACCGACTCATGCCGGGCGGCTGGTCTGCGGTCTTCTTCGTGGCAAGCCGGTCATCGCGATGGAGGGACGGTTCCATTACTACGAAGGCTATAGTCTTGAACAGGTCACGTTCCCGGTTCGGGTCATGCGCGCTCTGGGAGCAGAAGTGCTGCTGGTGACCAACGCTGCGGGTGGGATCAATCCGCAGCTGGATCTGGCAGATCTTGTCATTCTCGAAGATCACATCAACCTGATGCCCGACAATCCGCTACGCGGCGTAAATGACGACCGTCTGGGCCCCCGCTGGCCTGATCTTTGCGAGCCCTATACTCGATCGCTGATCCAGATCGCTCGCGCATCGGCACTGGAAGAAGGCATTCACCTGCATAAAGGTGTGTTCGTTGCCGTACCAGGTCCCAACCTCGAGACGCGTGCTGAATACCGTATGCTGAAGGCAATGGGAGCCGACGTCGTTGGTATGTCGACTGTCCCCGAGGTACTGGTCGCCGTTCACGGCGGGATGAAAGTACTCGGCTTTTCGGTCGTCACAGATCTCTGTCTGCCCGACCATCTGGAACCGGCAGACGTGCCGAAGATTCTGGCCAATGCGGCGATCGGCGGAGAAAAACTCGCTAGACTCATTCCCCGTGTGATCGAACACATTTCGTAA
- a CDS encoding ligase-associated DNA damage response exonuclease: MSREPLFKISDAGLFCPRGAFYIDPWAPVATAVITHAHADHAVRGSKRYVTAESGRLILWSRMGQHARIEGLAFGESIDLNGVKVSLHPAGHILGSAQVRAEYKGEVWVISGDYKVAPDATCAAFEPIRCHTFVTESTFARPIFQWEPQEATFDKIHAWWKANQEQGVASFLFGYALGKSQRLLAGLDLSIGPVFAHRDIESVNVLYRQSGIPLPAVRTPNAGMTLDEWNRSLILQPPAARWTQGFPHLGNFNTGFASGWMTLPDGHRVRRVHQGFPLSDHADHAELLSAIAATGAERVMVTHGYIDEFVTELKSRGYEALPMRTPRCRKPPRIPGDQAAEGGRTDRPVSTEVLEV, translated from the coding sequence ATGTCGCGTGAGCCGTTGTTCAAAATCAGTGATGCAGGACTCTTTTGCCCACGTGGGGCGTTCTACATCGATCCGTGGGCCCCTGTCGCGACTGCGGTCATCACTCACGCGCATGCCGATCACGCTGTCCGAGGATCGAAGCGCTACGTCACGGCGGAATCGGGCCGACTGATCCTCTGGTCTCGCATGGGACAGCATGCCCGCATTGAAGGATTGGCGTTCGGCGAATCAATCGATCTCAACGGAGTGAAAGTTTCGCTTCATCCCGCCGGACACATCCTCGGTTCGGCTCAAGTCCGGGCCGAGTACAAAGGCGAAGTCTGGGTGATCTCTGGTGACTACAAGGTGGCACCGGATGCGACGTGTGCTGCATTTGAACCGATCCGCTGCCATACGTTCGTCACCGAGTCGACCTTCGCCCGCCCCATCTTTCAATGGGAACCCCAAGAGGCGACGTTCGACAAGATTCATGCGTGGTGGAAAGCCAATCAGGAGCAGGGCGTCGCCAGTTTTCTCTTCGGCTACGCCTTGGGCAAATCGCAACGGCTGCTGGCCGGACTCGACTTGTCGATTGGTCCCGTCTTCGCACATCGGGACATCGAATCCGTGAACGTCCTTTACCGACAAAGCGGAATCCCCCTTCCCGCCGTGAGAACCCCCAATGCAGGCATGACGCTTGATGAATGGAATCGATCGTTGATTCTGCAGCCACCGGCCGCTCGCTGGACACAGGGATTTCCGCATCTCGGGAATTTCAACACGGGGTTCGCATCGGGCTGGATGACACTGCCCGATGGTCACCGTGTCCGACGCGTTCATCAAGGGTTTCCTCTGTCCGACCATGCGGACCATGCCGAACTGCTTTCGGCGATTGCGGCGACGGGTGCCGAGCGGGTCATGGTGACCCATGGCTACATTGATGAGTTCGTCACGGAACTCAAATCCCGGGGCTACGAAGCCTTGCCAATGCGGACCCCGCGCTGTCGGAAACCGCCCAGAATTCCGGGTGACCAAGCCGCAGAGGGGGGTCGCACAGACCGACCCGTTTCCACGGAAGTCCTCGAGGTCTAA
- a CDS encoding RND family transporter codes for MSISHSFGRSTAWIVDRPIWAVLILVLITSVATVGYIDPDLVRNLFLPKPVVNEAPAAAPAAPTEQPVVKPRPQVEALDLTRSDAILVIESDSIFTPAGAQALRHMVQSLESLPYVWKVLWMDRVPVLNIFGLREPLFPHSQASPARFAAAREHALANPLVKGQLLSPDGRTLIVLVNFDWLYITSDDDCTVNLRRAAEQALAEFPEVKFTVAVTGQVPLRLTMEQTHEKNNIKFRVIGYGVVLVMAAILFRGIVSVVIVSLGPVLGIYWTVGFLNFFNVQDNPFNDVVLPVMLSLIGLADGVHLMVQIRRFHAAGMSERVAAKAGLQEVGLACFLTAITTSIGFWSLSLAQHVVVREFGWSCVLGVVLTVIAILLVIPLAYFSRTAQFFRRVFGHRIMGIRLEPVEHNEGFVEKHLHRVTGIVDWVLKRPKPIAWMGIAVTLICAAIASQLRPDERRSSFLPERAEATKALHQMDRALGGLEFSEVKIRWSANIPSDSPEVLKVIVAVDDLLRSEPLIGTPISIRSLLDALPGDSPTEERASMIELLPAPLKRAFYKPEDLSATVTFRVQDIGIAQYSTVFERIESRLAQIMSEHPDFHVHLAGPAIHRWRDLYRIALDLGSSLGSETFIIICVLGLVFRSVRIGLIAMIPNIFPLVICATWMVFTGQPLEIVTVCCFTICLGIAVDDTIHFLTRFQEELPRSSSRNQAIRASFEAVGTSMLMTTMVLVAGFATVTFSDMRDQRIFASMGVMTMLTAMIGDLIVLPAILSLYAEPAKGEIAQSDKT; via the coding sequence TTGTCAATTTCGCATAGCTTCGGACGCTCGACCGCCTGGATCGTCGATCGCCCCATCTGGGCCGTACTGATCCTGGTCCTGATCACTTCCGTCGCCACGGTGGGCTACATCGACCCTGACCTTGTCAGGAATCTATTCCTGCCGAAGCCCGTCGTAAACGAAGCGCCAGCCGCCGCCCCGGCGGCACCGACCGAGCAACCGGTTGTGAAACCCCGTCCGCAGGTCGAAGCACTGGATCTCACCCGATCCGATGCGATCCTGGTCATTGAGTCTGATTCGATCTTCACACCCGCGGGCGCTCAGGCCCTGCGTCACATGGTCCAGTCACTCGAGTCACTTCCGTACGTCTGGAAGGTGCTGTGGATGGACCGGGTTCCGGTGCTCAATATCTTCGGTCTGCGCGAACCCCTTTTTCCCCACTCACAGGCCTCACCCGCCCGGTTTGCCGCTGCCCGTGAGCACGCTTTGGCGAATCCCCTGGTGAAAGGGCAGTTGCTGTCGCCAGACGGTCGAACATTGATTGTGCTCGTCAATTTTGACTGGCTTTACATCACCAGCGACGATGACTGCACGGTCAACCTCAGACGAGCCGCCGAACAGGCGTTGGCGGAATTTCCGGAAGTCAAATTCACAGTGGCGGTGACGGGACAGGTACCACTCCGGCTGACGATGGAGCAGACCCATGAAAAGAATAACATCAAGTTTCGCGTGATTGGCTACGGCGTGGTTCTGGTCATGGCGGCGATCCTCTTCCGCGGAATCGTCTCGGTCGTCATTGTCTCGCTGGGCCCCGTCCTGGGGATCTACTGGACCGTCGGGTTTCTCAATTTCTTCAACGTGCAGGACAATCCCTTCAACGACGTTGTATTGCCAGTGATGCTCAGCCTGATCGGCCTGGCGGACGGCGTGCATCTGATGGTGCAGATTCGGCGATTCCATGCGGCGGGAATGAGTGAACGAGTCGCGGCAAAAGCGGGTCTGCAGGAAGTCGGGCTGGCCTGCTTTCTGACTGCCATCACCACCAGCATCGGCTTCTGGTCGCTCTCGCTGGCTCAGCACGTGGTTGTTCGGGAATTCGGCTGGAGCTGCGTCCTCGGGGTGGTCCTGACGGTCATCGCGATTCTGCTTGTCATTCCCCTGGCCTACTTTTCCAGGACGGCTCAGTTTTTCCGCCGCGTGTTCGGCCACCGGATCATGGGAATCCGTCTGGAACCTGTGGAGCACAACGAAGGCTTCGTCGAAAAGCACCTGCATCGGGTGACCGGAATCGTCGACTGGGTGCTGAAGCGGCCGAAGCCGATTGCGTGGATGGGCATCGCCGTGACACTTATCTGTGCCGCAATTGCTTCTCAGTTGCGGCCCGACGAGCGGCGGTCCAGCTTCCTTCCGGAACGAGCCGAAGCGACGAAGGCCCTGCATCAGATGGATCGTGCCTTGGGAGGACTGGAATTTTCCGAAGTGAAGATTCGCTGGTCGGCAAACATTCCCTCGGATTCACCTGAGGTCCTGAAGGTGATCGTCGCAGTCGACGACCTGCTCAGATCCGAGCCATTGATCGGCACGCCGATTTCGATTCGCAGCCTGCTCGATGCACTGCCCGGCGACAGCCCCACGGAAGAACGTGCCTCAATGATCGAGCTGCTGCCTGCACCGCTCAAGCGGGCGTTTTACAAACCGGAAGACCTGTCCGCGACGGTCACCTTTCGAGTTCAGGACATTGGCATCGCTCAGTACAGCACGGTTTTCGAGCGAATCGAGAGTCGCCTCGCGCAGATCATGAGCGAACATCCTGATTTCCACGTGCATCTGGCGGGGCCAGCGATTCACCGCTGGCGTGATCTTTACCGAATTGCACTGGATCTGGGCTCCAGCCTGGGCAGCGAAACCTTCATTATCATCTGCGTGCTCGGACTGGTCTTCAGGTCCGTCCGCATCGGACTGATCGCCATGATTCCCAACATCTTTCCGCTCGTCATCTGCGCCACGTGGATGGTCTTTACAGGCCAGCCACTGGAGATCGTCACCGTCTGCTGCTTTACCATTTGTCTGGGAATCGCCGTCGATGACACGATTCATTTTCTGACCCGGTTCCAGGAAGAACTGCCCCGGTCGAGTTCCCGCAATCAGGCGATCAGGGCATCTTTCGAAGCGGTAGGGACTTCGATGCTGATGACGACCATGGTGCTGGTCGCCGGTTTTGCCACGGTCACATTCAGCGACATGCGAGATCAGCGGATCTTCGCCAGCATGGGGGTGATGACCATGCTGACGGCGATGATCGGCGATCTGATCGTGCTGCCGGCAATCCTCTCGCTTTACGCGGAACCTGCGAAGGGTGAGATCGCGCAGTCAGACAAGACGTGA